In Bacillus sp. Cs-700, one genomic interval encodes:
- the argC gene encoding N-acetyl-gamma-glutamyl-phosphate reductase — MKASIVGASGYSGLELIRLLLSHPEVEINTIVSPSNAGTNVHDVFPHLTNIQVSQFEVLDVEELACESDVIFFATPAGVSGQSVPLLLNKGVPIIDLSGDFRLKNGDLYEKWYNHSSPPEGALTEAVYGLSEYYSEDIKSANLIANPGCYPTATLLGLLPIIQKGWVDPSSLIIDGKSGLSGAGRKTSLTAHYSEVNENVSAYKLGKHQHIPEIEQVISNQIGENVNVSFSTHLVPLTRGMMCSMYVNLSHDRSEAEVIELYQSIYKDHPFIRVMPEGNWPSTKGVSGSNYCDIGLSVDPRTNRLTIISVIDNLMKGAAGQAVQNMNLRFGYPETAGLSLSPVFP, encoded by the coding sequence GTGAAAGCAAGTATTGTCGGTGCTAGCGGATATAGCGGCCTTGAATTAATTCGCTTATTGCTTAGTCACCCTGAAGTAGAAATTAATACAATTGTATCTCCATCTAATGCTGGAACGAATGTACATGATGTTTTCCCACATCTCACGAATATCCAAGTAAGTCAGTTCGAAGTGCTTGATGTAGAGGAGCTTGCTTGCGAATCAGATGTGATCTTCTTTGCAACACCAGCTGGCGTGAGCGGTCAATCTGTTCCTTTACTGCTCAATAAGGGTGTTCCAATCATCGATTTATCCGGAGACTTCCGATTAAAGAATGGCGATTTATACGAAAAATGGTATAACCATTCATCTCCGCCAGAAGGAGCTTTAACAGAAGCGGTATATGGATTATCGGAATACTATTCAGAGGACATCAAATCCGCAAACTTAATTGCCAATCCGGGATGTTATCCGACGGCAACGCTACTTGGACTTCTTCCGATCATTCAAAAAGGTTGGGTTGATCCATCGTCTTTAATCATCGATGGAAAGTCAGGACTTTCAGGAGCAGGACGTAAAACGAGTCTTACAGCCCATTACTCTGAAGTTAATGAGAATGTATCAGCATATAAGTTAGGCAAACATCAGCATATCCCTGAAATCGAACAAGTGATTTCGAATCAAATCGGTGAAAATGTCAATGTATCGTTCTCTACCCACCTCGTCCCGCTTACAAGAGGGATGATGTGTAGCATGTATGTCAATCTATCTCATGATCGATCTGAAGCAGAAGTGATTGAACTTTACCAATCTATATATAAGGATCATCCTTTTATTCGCGTGATGCCTGAAGGGAATTGGCCATCAACAAAAGGTGTTTCTGGTTCTAACTACTGTGATATTGGTCTTTCTGTTGATCCGAGAACGAATCGCTTAACGATCATCTCAGTGATCGACAATTTGATGAAGGGTGCCGCTGGTCAAGCGGTACAAAATATGAATCTACGATTTGGTTATCCTGAGACAGCAGGTCTTAGTTTATCTCCAGTATTTCCATAA